In Listeria cossartiae subsp. cossartiae, the DNA window GGTGGAGAAGTAGAACGTATCATGAAAATGGTTGACGGTGTTCTTTTAGTAGTGGACGCGTATGAAGGTACGATGCCTCAAACACGTTTTGTACTAAAAAAAGCACTAGAACAAAACCTAACACCAATCGTTGTAGTAAACAAAATTGACCGTGACTTTGCTCGCCCAGAAGAAGTTGTTGATGAAGTATTAGAATTATTCATCGAACTTGGTGCGAACGACGATCAATTAGAATTCCCAGTTGTTTATGCTTCTGCAATCAACGGAACTTCAAGCTACGATTCCGATCCAGCAGAACAAAAAGAAACAATGAAACCACTTTTAGACACTATTATCGAACATATTCCAGCTCCAGTTGATAATAGCGACGAACCATTACAATTCCAAGTTTCATTACTTGATTATAATGACTATGTTGGTCGTATCGGTATTGGCCGTGTATTCCGCGGAACAATGCACGTAGGACAAACAGTTGCCTTAATTAAACTAGACGGTACAGTAAAACAATTCCGTGTAACAAAAATGTTCGGTTTCTTCGGACTAAAACGTGAAGAAATCAAAGAAGCAAAAGCTGGTGACTTAGTAGCGCTAGCAGGAATGGAAGACATCTTCGTTGGTGAAACAGTAACACCATTTGACCACCAAGAAGCACTACCATTATTACGTATCGATGAGCCTACACTACAAATGACTTTCGTTACAAACAACAGTCCTTTCGCTGGTCGTGAAGGTAAACACGTAACAAGCCGTAAAATCGAAGAACGCTTACTTGCGGAACTTCAAACAGACGTATCCTTACGCGTAGAACCAACTGCTTCCCCAGACGCTTGGGTAGTTTCAGGTCGTGGTGAGCTTCATTTATCCATCCTAATTGAAACAATGCGTCGTGAAGGTTACGAACTACAAGTTTCTAAACCAGAAGTAATCATCCGCGAAATTGATGGCGTGAAATGTGAACCAGTAGAAGACGTTCAAATTGATACTCCAGAAGAATTCATGGGTTCTGTAATTGAATCTATCAGCCAACGTAAAGGCGAAATGAAAAACATGATTAACGACGGCAACGGCCAAGTTCGTTTACAATTCATGGTTCCAGCTCGTGGCTTAATCGGTTACACAACTGATTTCCTTTCAATGACTCGTGGTTATGGTATTATCAACCATACATTCGATAGCTACCAACCAATCCAAAAAGGACGCGTTGGCGGACGTAGCCGTGGTGTTCTTGTATCCATGGAAACAGGTAAATCTACTACTTACGGAACAATGCAAGTAGAAGACCGTGGTACTATTTTCGTAGAACCAGGTACTGATATTTACGAAGGTATGATCGTTGGGGAAAACAATCGTGAAGGCGATATCGCTGTAAACATTGTTAAAGCAAAACAAATGACTAACATTCGTTCTGCAAACAAAGACCAAACAAACGTAATCAAAAAACCTCGTCACTTATCACTAGAAGAATCATTAGAATTCCTAAACGAAGATGAGTACTGTGAAGTAACTCCAGAATCCATCCGTTTACGTAAAAAAATTCTAAACAAAAACGAACGTGAAAAAGCAGCAAAACGTTCAAAAACTGCTGAATAAGTAACTTACAAATAAGGCCAGATAGTTTTTAAGAGATTTCCGTATCCTTTAAAAACTATTTGGCTTTTTTATGCTTTATTTTGCTAGAAAAGGGAATAAAATAATGTATTTGTAACACTATTGTAATATGAGCAGCTATTTGGTATATTAGAAGTAAGTAGAAAAGGTGGTTAGTATGATGAAAAAACGTATAATTATTCTCGCAGTATTAGTGGTACTTCTTATCGGAGGCGTTGTAGTCGGCGTTTATGCAAATGGAAACTCTGCAAAAGACAATGAAACAAAAACAACAGCTAAAAAAACCACATCTACACCAAAGAAAACAACCGACACGAAGAAAACCGAACCAACAAAAGATTCCGTAACAGATGATAAAGGCGTAGTCACAAAAGGAAGTTCAGATGTAGAAAAAAACGCACCAGCAAAAAGCAACGGTAGTTCGACAGATACATCGACACCAGCCTTCTCGTTATCTGCCACAGGATTCAAAACATCCAATGTATCTTCTGTTCTAGGTGGTACAGTCACAACAACTTATTTATCAAGTTCTCCTTCATTCGAAAAAATCTTTGAGTATTTAACCATTGAAGTTAATCAATACAAAGTAGAACATGTTGTTGGAGCTAATAAATCCGTTAGTGCCAGTAATCCAGAAAGTTATTTAGCAAACAAAAATGGCTATGTTATCACATTAGATCTCTCCATTAAAAATACGTCTTCCAAAGATAAAATGTATAAAGCAGACCAAATTACACTAGTTGGCGCCAATGAATTCGTTGGAGGAAGCCTAGATAATTTTGTCCCTTCTAATTTCCATCTTATTGGAAGTAAAGCTGATCCGAACATTTTCACCGCTGGAAAAACAGCTCGTGGACTATTAACTTTCACAATGACAGAAGATGTATACAACGATTTAGCAGCTGACTCAAAAATCGGCGTTCCAAACCCTGATAAATTTGATGCAAGCGTTTCTGCAGCTAATGCAGGCGATGATGTTGTTGTTACCTTCCCAGTAAAATAGAAAAAATCCGCCCGTTGAATGGGCGGATTTTTTATTTTGCATTACCTTCTATTAAATTCTTTAACTCACTATTCGACATTACTACTGGTTTATGAAAATTGAAATGGCCAGAATTAACGCGACTGATAGTATTAATAGCTACTCGATGTTCACATTCAGGACATAAATACATTCTAATAGGTTTATTGCGTAATTGTTTCGTTTTAAATTCGCGATTGTCTAGCTCATCTACACTTTCGCATAAGATACATTTTGCATTCAATTTATCTTCACCTCACACAAGTATTATAGCATGATTATCAAAAAAGGCGAGTAAAAGTGAATTTTTCAAAAATTTTAGTTCAATCGTGCTTGCGTGGCTTACAAATTATGCTATACTATTATTATCTAGTATTAACTTTTACTTAAGGTTTTCCTTAAGATGAAAATAAAGCGCTATTTTTGGCGTATGATAGGGGGTTCTGTGATGGCAAACAAAAAGATAGATCACAGAGAAGAGGCAGTGGAGCTTTTAAAACAAGACGCAAAACGCATCTTACAGTTGATTAAAGTCCAAATGGATAATCTAACATTACCGCAATGTCCAGCATATGAGGAAGTTCTTGATACACAAATGTATGGTTTATCACGTGAAATCAACTTTGCAACCCGCCTAGGATTAATCGAACCAGAAGAAGGCAAGAAACTAATGTCTACGCTGGAAAAAGAATTGTCCGCTTTACATGAACTGTCCATGAGTAAAAAATAATGAATTAATTGAAAAGATGTCTGATTTTTTCTGACATCTTTTTTTGTTTGGTAGGAAAAAGGCTAAAAAATGAGCCAAAAGAAGGAGGCGATTCTTCTTTTCATTTGCCGGTCTTTTCCTTTATAATAGAAAGAACAGAAAACAAGATGGGATAGTAACTTCTCAGGGATTGGAAGATGCCGATGTTTAAACGAATTTTAAAATCTTATGATTATGCCTTTATTGCGTTATTTGTCGTGCTATGTTTATTTGGCTTGATTATGATTTATAGTGCCAGCTGGTCTTTAGCGATTGGTAAAGGGTTGCCAGCAGATTATTTTTATGCACGTCAAGTAAAGAACTTTATAGTTAGTTTTATTTTCTTTATTCTTTTCGCTCTTTTACCTTTTAAAATTTATCAAAATAATAAAGTGTTAATGTTAATTGTATTTGGTTCAATTGGTGTGTTATTACTTATTTTCTTAGTTGGTAAAACTGTAAATAATGCCAATAGTTGGCTTGTTCTAGGGCCTCGTTCGCTGCAACCAGGGGAATTTGCTAAATTAGCAGTCATCATTTATATGTCGGCCATTTATGCGAAGAAACAAAGTTATATAGATGATTTTAACCGCGGTGTCTTGCCGCCAATTTTCTTTTTAGCCTTTGTATGTTTCTTAATTGCGATTCAACCAGATACAGGGACGGCGTTTATTATTTTCTTAGTTGGTTGTTGTATTATTATTGCTTCTGGAATGCGACTCCGAACAATTATGAAATTGATTGGGATAGGGCTAGGCATTATTGTCGGTCTCAGCCTCATTTTGTTTGCATTACCTGACAACATCAGAAATGAAATTGTTTCTCCAACAAAAGTAGCTCGGATTACAACCTTTATGAATCCGTTCGAATATGCCGATAAAGAAGGGCATCAGTTGATTAATTCGTTTTATGCGATTGGTTCTGGTGGCGTTTCTGGGCAAGGCCTCGGGGAAAGTGTGCAAAAACTAGGTTACTTACCGGAAGCGCATACCGATTTCATCATTGCTGTCGTGGCAGAAGAATTAGGTGTATTCGGTGTGATGTTTATTATTTTGGCGCTGTTCTTCATTATTTTTAAAACAATCACAACTGGGCTCAGGGCGAAGGATCCATTTGCCTCATTAATGTGTTATGGTATTGCCAGTTTGATTGCGATTCAAGCGTTTATTAATTTAGGTGGCGCGAGTGGGCTTATTCCGCTGACGGGGGTAACGCTTCCGTTTATTAGTTATGGTGGTTCGTCCTTAATGGTACTATCGATGATGCTTGGTATTGTAGCAAATATATCGATGTTTACTAAATATCAACGTGTCTATAAATCAGATGGCTCCAAACAAGAGCAACCTAAGCGACAAAGAAGACGATAAATGACGAAAGAAAAAGCGAGTTAAGTGGCTTTTTCTTTTTTTGTTTAGCCGCATGTTTTTGGCGTTTTACCGCCAGTTTATTCGTGTTTTCGATATTGTTTTAAATATTTAGAAAGAAAATAATTTACATCTGATGGTATTTAATACTATAATTGAATTTATATACCGTTTTACAGCCTAAAAAAAGGGGATTGCTTTTAAAGTCTACATAATCGTTTCATCCGTTTAGGCAACGTATCAAGTATAGAACAGATCAGTGTTGGTTAGGAGGAAAAAAATGAATCGAATTAAAAAAGTATTAGTAGCAAACCGCGGAGAGATTGCTATCCGTGTTATGCGTGCATGTACTGAACTCAAAATCAAAACAGTGGCTATTTATTCACAAGAAGATACTGGAAGTTTTCACCGGTATAAATCAGATGAAGCTTATCTGGTTGGAGCAGGGAAAAAGCCTATTGATGCGTATCTAGATATCGAAAACATAATCGAAATTGCTAAAGAATCTGGTGCAGACGCGATTCATCCGGGATATGGTTTCTTGTCCGAAAACATTGAATTTGCTCGTCGTTGTGAGCAAGAAGGCATTATTTTCGTTGGTCCTAAATCTAAACACCTAGATATGTTTGGCGACAAAATCAAAGCAAAAGAACAAGCTCTATTAGCTGATATTCCAGTAATTCCGGGAAGTAATGGACCGGTTGCTGGCATTAAAGAAGTAGAAGAGTTCGGCGAGAAAAACGGTTACCCATTAATGATTAAAGCTTCTCTTGGAGGCGGCGGTCGTGGTATGCGTGTCGTTGAATCAAAAGAACATGTTAAAGAAAGCTTTGAACGTGCATCCTCAGAAGCAAAAGCTGCATTCGGAAACGATGAAGTATACGTAGAAAAATGCGTAATGAATCCGAAACATATCGAAGTACAAATTCTTGGTGATACGCATGGTAACATCGTTCATTTATTCGAGCGTGATTGTTCCATTCAACGTCGTCATCAAAAAGTAGTAGAAGTAGCTCCGTGTAATGCGATTACTTCTGAACTACGTAACCGTATTTGCGATGCTGCAGTAAAATTAATGAAAAACGTTGATTACATTAATGCTGGAACAGTAGAATTTTTAGTTGAAGGCGATGATTTTTACTTTATCGAAGTAAATCCTCGTGTCCAAGTAGAGCATACAATTACTGAAATGATTACAGGGATTGATATCGTTCAATCACAATTATTCATTGCGGATGGTTATGCGCTTCATGATCAACTAGTTGCTATTCCTAAGCAAGAAGATATCCATATTCACGGTTCTGCTATTCAAAGCCGTATTACAACCGAAGATCCACTTAATAACTTTATGCCAGATACTGGTCGAGTAGATACGTATCGTTCCACAGGTGGATTTGGTGTTCGTTTGGATGCTGGTAACGGTTTCCAAGGAACAGTCGTTACACCGTTTTATGATTCCTTACTTGTAAAATTATGTACTTGGGGAATGACCTTTGAGCAAGCAACGCGCAAAATGCGTCGTAACCTTATTGAATTCCGTATCCGTGGCGTTAAAACGAATATTCCTTTCTTATTGAATGTTGTTCGTCATCCGGATTTCGCAAGTGGTAATTACAATACAAGCTTTATTGATACAACGCCAGAACTATTCAAATTCCCACATATCCGTGACCGTGGTACGAAAACGTTACGTTATATCGGGAATGTAACAGTCAATGGCTTCCCAGGAATCAAGCATCGTGACAAACCTGTTTATGCAGAGCCACGTTTGCCGAAAATTCCGTACGGTTCGCAAATCGCTCCTGGAACAAAACAAATTTTGGATGCTAAAGGTCCAGAAGGCGTTGTCGACTGGGTTAAAAAACAAGAAGAAGTACTCTTAACAGATACAACACTTCGGGATGCGCACCAATCGTTACTTGCGACACGTGTTCGCTCGAAAGATATTTTCCAAGTAGCGGATTCAATGGCACATTTATTACCAAATATGTTCTCCTTTGAGATGTGGGGCGGCGCGACTTTTGACGTGGCTTATCGTTTCTTAAATGAAGATCCTTGGGTGCGCCTAGAAACGCTTC includes these proteins:
- the typA gene encoding translational GTPase TypA, with product MNLRNDIRNVAIIAHVDHGKTTLVDQLLRQSGTFRDNETVAERAMDNNDLERERGITILAKNTAIKYEDTRVNIMDTPGHADFGGEVERIMKMVDGVLLVVDAYEGTMPQTRFVLKKALEQNLTPIVVVNKIDRDFARPEEVVDEVLELFIELGANDDQLEFPVVYASAINGTSSYDSDPAEQKETMKPLLDTIIEHIPAPVDNSDEPLQFQVSLLDYNDYVGRIGIGRVFRGTMHVGQTVALIKLDGTVKQFRVTKMFGFFGLKREEIKEAKAGDLVALAGMEDIFVGETVTPFDHQEALPLLRIDEPTLQMTFVTNNSPFAGREGKHVTSRKIEERLLAELQTDVSLRVEPTASPDAWVVSGRGELHLSILIETMRREGYELQVSKPEVIIREIDGVKCEPVEDVQIDTPEEFMGSVIESISQRKGEMKNMINDGNGQVRLQFMVPARGLIGYTTDFLSMTRGYGIINHTFDSYQPIQKGRVGGRSRGVLVSMETGKSTTYGTMQVEDRGTIFVEPGTDIYEGMIVGENNREGDIAVNIVKAKQMTNIRSANKDQTNVIKKPRHLSLEESLEFLNEDEYCEVTPESIRLRKKILNKNEREKAAKRSKTAE
- a CDS encoding DUF5068 domain-containing protein; its protein translation is MKKRIIILAVLVVLLIGGVVVGVYANGNSAKDNETKTTAKKTTSTPKKTTDTKKTEPTKDSVTDDKGVVTKGSSDVEKNAPAKSNGSSTDTSTPAFSLSATGFKTSNVSSVLGGTVTTTYLSSSPSFEKIFEYLTIEVNQYKVEHVVGANKSVSASNPESYLANKNGYVITLDLSIKNTSSKDKMYKADQITLVGANEFVGGSLDNFVPSNFHLIGSKADPNIFTAGKTARGLLTFTMTEDVYNDLAADSKIGVPNPDKFDASVSAANAGDDVVVTFPVK
- a CDS encoding YlaI family protein, encoding MNAKCILCESVDELDNREFKTKQLRNKPIRMYLCPECEHRVAINTISRVNSGHFNFHKPVVMSNSELKNLIEGNAK
- a CDS encoding YlaN family protein, producing MANKKIDHREEAVELLKQDAKRILQLIKVQMDNLTLPQCPAYEEVLDTQMYGLSREINFATRLGLIEPEEGKKLMSTLEKELSALHELSMSKK
- a CDS encoding FtsW/RodA/SpoVE family cell cycle protein, whose protein sequence is MFKRILKSYDYAFIALFVVLCLFGLIMIYSASWSLAIGKGLPADYFYARQVKNFIVSFIFFILFALLPFKIYQNNKVLMLIVFGSIGVLLLIFLVGKTVNNANSWLVLGPRSLQPGEFAKLAVIIYMSAIYAKKQSYIDDFNRGVLPPIFFLAFVCFLIAIQPDTGTAFIIFLVGCCIIIASGMRLRTIMKLIGIGLGIIVGLSLILFALPDNIRNEIVSPTKVARITTFMNPFEYADKEGHQLINSFYAIGSGGVSGQGLGESVQKLGYLPEAHTDFIIAVVAEELGVFGVMFIILALFFIIFKTITTGLRAKDPFASLMCYGIASLIAIQAFINLGGASGLIPLTGVTLPFISYGGSSLMVLSMMLGIVANISMFTKYQRVYKSDGSKQEQPKRQRRR
- a CDS encoding pyruvate carboxylase, producing MNRIKKVLVANRGEIAIRVMRACTELKIKTVAIYSQEDTGSFHRYKSDEAYLVGAGKKPIDAYLDIENIIEIAKESGADAIHPGYGFLSENIEFARRCEQEGIIFVGPKSKHLDMFGDKIKAKEQALLADIPVIPGSNGPVAGIKEVEEFGEKNGYPLMIKASLGGGGRGMRVVESKEHVKESFERASSEAKAAFGNDEVYVEKCVMNPKHIEVQILGDTHGNIVHLFERDCSIQRRHQKVVEVAPCNAITSELRNRICDAAVKLMKNVDYINAGTVEFLVEGDDFYFIEVNPRVQVEHTITEMITGIDIVQSQLFIADGYALHDQLVAIPKQEDIHIHGSAIQSRITTEDPLNNFMPDTGRVDTYRSTGGFGVRLDAGNGFQGTVVTPFYDSLLVKLCTWGMTFEQATRKMRRNLIEFRIRGVKTNIPFLLNVVRHPDFASGNYNTSFIDTTPELFKFPHIRDRGTKTLRYIGNVTVNGFPGIKHRDKPVYAEPRLPKIPYGSQIAPGTKQILDAKGPEGVVDWVKKQEEVLLTDTTLRDAHQSLLATRVRSKDIFQVADSMAHLLPNMFSFEMWGGATFDVAYRFLNEDPWVRLETLRKQIPNVMFQMLLRGANAVGYKNYPDNVIREFVKQSAQSGVDVFRVFDSLNWIKGMEVSIDAVREAGKVVEAAICYTGDIDDDSRTKYTIDYYKDMAKELVAQGTHILGIKDMAGLLKPQAAYRLIGELKDTVDVPIHLHTHDTSGNGIYTYAAAVSAGVDIVDVASSAMSGATSQPSMTGLYYGLVNGNRQTNLDAQNSQIINHYWEDVRHYYKDFDNALNSPQTEVYIHEMPGGQYTNLQQQAIAVGLGDRWDEVKEMYTVVNKMFGDIVKVTPSSKVVGDLALFMVQNELSEEDVYEKGDTIDFPDSVIEFFMGEIGQPYGGFPEKLQKLVLKGRTPLTDRPGALMEPVDFAEVKAELKEKMGYEPTEKDVISYILYPKVFLDYQEMINKYGDVTVLDTPTFYKGMRLGETIEVELEKGKILLIKLNSIGEPIADGTRVIYFELNGQPREINIQDMNVQSTVIARRKIDTTNPEHVGATMTGSVIQVVVKKGDSVKKGDPLLITEAMKMETTIQAPFDGEVSSIYVSDGDTIESGDLLIEVNRI